The sequence GCCGCCCCGGGCGGCCTCGACCGCTCCGCCCTCCGCCCCTCCAAGGGAAGAGCCCAAACCTACACCCGCAGAGCCTCCCAAGCCTCCGGCCCCCGTGCCCCCAGCGCCGCCCAAGGAGACCGCCAAGCCTGCGCCCGCCGAGCCCGCCAAGGCCGCCCCCCCGCCCGAGCCGCAGAAGGAGGCGCCCAAGCCCCCCGCCCAGGAAGGCGTGGCCTTCGGAAACTACATCCTCATGGACAAGATCGCCGTGGGCGGCATGGCCGAGCTCTTCAAGGCCCGCCAGAACGGGCTGGAAGGCTTCAAGCGGATCGTGGCCATCAAGCGGATCCTTCCCCACCTCGCCGCCAACCAGGAGTTTGTGACGATGTTCACGGACGAGGCCAAGCTGGCGGCCCAGCTCAACCATCCCAACATCGGCCACATTTACGATCTGGGCAAGCTCGAGGACTCCTACTTCATCGCGATGGAGTACGTGGACGGGCGCGACCTCCGCACCATCCTCAAGGAGCTCGACAACCATCAGGCCCGGATGCCCTACCGGGTGGCCGTGTTCATCGCCCAGAGGGTCTGCGCGGCTCTCCATTACGCCCACACCGCCAAGGACGTGGACGGAAAGCCCATGGACCTGGTCCACCGGGACGTGTCCCCGCAGAACATCATCATCTCCACCACCGGCGAGGCCAAGCTGGTGGACTTCGGGATCGCCAAGGCCGCCTCCAAGGCGAGCCACACGCAGTCCGGCGCGCTCAAGGGGAAGCTCCTCTACATGTCCCCGGAGCAGGCCTGGGGCAAGACCATCAACCACCAGGCCGACATTTTCGCGCTCGGCGTGGTGATGTGGGAGATGCTCACGGGCCGCAAGCTCTTCTACGGCGATTCCGAAATGAGCATCCTGGAAAAGGTCCGTGAGGCCAAGGTGGAGCCCCCGCAGAAGTACCGCGAGGACTTGCCCGAAGAGCTCGAGCGCATCGTGCTGAAGGCCCTGGGCAAGACCACCGAGGAGCGGTACCCCTCGTGCCAGGCCATGATGGCCGACCTGGAGCGGTTCGCGTACGACGAGTGGGAGACCCTTCCCTCGGCCTACGACGCCGCGGCCTTCCTGAACGGGTTCTTCCCGGACGTCTACAAGCGGGAGATCCTCGACAACCTCAAGAAGGAGCCCGAGGCCCAGGAGGGCAAGAGCGCCCGGGGAGGGAAGATCCCCAAGTCCCAGCGCGGCCGGCCGGCCCCCCTGAAAAAGGACAAGGCGCCGGCTCCCGAGCCTCCGCCGGCGCCCGTCAAGGCCGAGGAGCCCCCCAAGGCCGTCCCGGCCCCCAAGGCGGTCCCGTCCGAACCCAAGCCGGCCCCCGCTCCCGCGGAGCCGAAGCCGGCCCCGGCGGCACCGCCCACGCCCGCCAAGAGCCTCGACGAGACGACGGGAAGCCGGATGTTCGGGGACGTGGTGGAGAAGCCCTCCGGCGGGATGAACAAGAACCTCCTCATCGGCGGAGGGGTGGCCGCGGCCATCCTGGTCGTTGTCGTCGGGTTCTTCGCTCTCCGCGGGAAGAAGCCCGCCGCCCCGCCCGTGCCCGAACCGACGGGAAGCCCGGCAGCGGCCGCCCAGCCCGGGCCCTCCGGCGCCTCCCCGGCCACCCAGCCGGCGGCCCCGCCGCCCGTGGTGGCGACCCCCGTCCCGGCGACCCCAGCCGCCGGAGCGCCCCCCGCCACGGAAGCCGAGATCGCCGCGGCTCGCCGGAGCGCCACGGGCGCCGTGAACGCCTTCAACAAGGCCGTGTCCGACCTGGAGCAGGCCGGGGCCGGTCAGTACGTGGCCGATTCCCTCGCCTCGCTCAAGCAGAGCCAGCAGAACATCCAGAACCTCATGCGGCGGGCGAAGACGCCCGAGGAGTTCAAGGCCGCCGAGGATGGGGCCAGGCAGGCGGTGACCCTCGCGGGACAGGTCAAGACCCAATTCGAGCAGGCGAAGGCCGCCGCGGACCAGGAGGCGGCGAGAAAGGCCGCCGAGGCGGAGGCCGCGCGCAAGGCCCAGGAGGAGGCCGCCCGTAAGGCTCAGGAAGAGGAGGCCGAGCGGGCCGCCCAGGCCGGGAAGATCAAGGCCGGCGACTTCGTGGACCTCTGGGCCGTGGACGTGAAGCCGCGCGAAACCAAGAAGGTGCCGGTGGCCTACACGCCCATGGCAAGGCAGAACAAAGTCCAGGGAACGGTGTACGTGGAGGTCTCGATTTCCGAAACGGGTGACGTGACCGCCGCCAAGGTGGTGCGCGGGCTGACCCCCGACTACGGCCTCAACGACGCCTGCGTCCAGGCGGCCCTGCAAACCAAGTACTCCCCGGCCATCAAGGACGGGGTGCCCGTCAAGACGACGTTGACCTATCCTGTGGTCTTCAAGATCCAGAGCCCGTAGCGAAGAAGAGGGATGGAGGTGGCCGTGACCCTGACCGACAAGCAGAAGAAGTTCTACGAGGACGCGCACAAGCAGACGAAGGAAGAGATCAAGGAGATCGACGCCCAGATCGAGGACGAGCTGGCCAAGGTCAAGGAGCGTCTGGCGGCCCTCCAGGAGGCCAAGAAGGCGGCCCTCCAGATGCACGCCGCCGCCTGCATGCGCCTGAGCCTGAAGAACGAGTTCGAGGAGGAAGCGGACTGACGAAGCCGGGGACGCGGGAGAGGCGGCGGGACGATCCCGCCACCGAGGCCCCCCCCGCGAGCCCCACATCCTCCGTCCGAGGTGCCCCTCCGGGGTGAAAAGGGAAGGCCGTGAAAATCGGCCGCGGCCCAGCCACTGTGAGCGGCGACGAAAGCGGCACGACGCCACTGCCCGCGTGAGGGTGGGAAGGCGCCGCGAGTAGGAAGACCCGCGAGCCAGGAGACCTGCCTCCAGGACGCACGTTGGGTTCCCTCTCGGGAGGGGGCCTCGCCGCGCGCCCCGGGACCCCCCGGATTGAAGGGAAGGTCCCATGAGGCGCGCGCATTCGTTTTCCGATCCGGTCCCGCCGCAAAACCCGTCCACGGGGAGATCGCCCCTCGGGGCTCTCGCCGCGCGCCTCCTCCCGGCGCTTCTGGCCCTGCTCCTGGCCTGCGCCCCAGGCGGCGGAACTCCCGCCGGCTCCACCCGATGGGTGAGCCTGGCCCCCAGCATGACGGAGATCCTCTTCGCGATCGGGGCGGGCCAGCAGGTGGCGGGCGTCTGCGAGCCGGCGGACCGCCCCCCGGAGGCGGCCTCCCTTCCCCGTGTGGCTTCCTGGGAGCGCCTGGACGTGGAGGCCGTTGTGGCGCTGAGGCCCTCGGCGTGCTTCACGGTCACCGGCATGCAGACGCCCTCGGCCCTCGCGAGCCTGGAACGCTTCGGGATCCCGGTCTACGCCTACCAGATGGAGAGCCTGGAGGACGTGTTCTCGGCGGTGGAATCGGTGGGAAGGCGCACGGGCCGGGCGGGGGACGGCCGGAGGCTGGCGGAGGCGTATCGGGCGCGGGTGAGGGCGGCAGGCCGGAGGCTCCCCCCCGGTCCCCCCGAGCGCGCCCTCGCGGTGGTGGGTCTGAATCCTCTCGTGGTGGCGGGCGGCCCGAGCTTCTTGACGGGGGTCCTGAAGGCGGCCGGCTTCGAGAACGCCCTCGGAGGCCGCGGCGAGGGTTATCCCGTCGTCTCTCTTGAGGATGCGGCGGCGGCGGCGCCGGATGCCGTCGTGTTCCCCGAGGGCGAGATGTCCCCGG is a genomic window of Acidobacteriota bacterium containing:
- a CDS encoding TonB family protein, translating into PPRAASTAPPSAPPREEPKPTPAEPPKPPAPVPPAPPKETAKPAPAEPAKAAPPPEPQKEAPKPPAQEGVAFGNYILMDKIAVGGMAELFKARQNGLEGFKRIVAIKRILPHLAANQEFVTMFTDEAKLAAQLNHPNIGHIYDLGKLEDSYFIAMEYVDGRDLRTILKELDNHQARMPYRVAVFIAQRVCAALHYAHTAKDVDGKPMDLVHRDVSPQNIIISTTGEAKLVDFGIAKAASKASHTQSGALKGKLLYMSPEQAWGKTINHQADIFALGVVMWEMLTGRKLFYGDSEMSILEKVREAKVEPPQKYREDLPEELERIVLKALGKTTEERYPSCQAMMADLERFAYDEWETLPSAYDAAAFLNGFFPDVYKREILDNLKKEPEAQEGKSARGGKIPKSQRGRPAPLKKDKAPAPEPPPAPVKAEEPPKAVPAPKAVPSEPKPAPAPAEPKPAPAAPPTPAKSLDETTGSRMFGDVVEKPSGGMNKNLLIGGGVAAAILVVVVGFFALRGKKPAAPPVPEPTGSPAAAAQPGPSGASPATQPAAPPPVVATPVPATPAAGAPPATEAEIAAARRSATGAVNAFNKAVSDLEQAGAGQYVADSLASLKQSQQNIQNLMRRAKTPEEFKAAEDGARQAVTLAGQVKTQFEQAKAAADQEAARKAAEAEAARKAQEEAARKAQEEEAERAAQAGKIKAGDFVDLWAVDVKPRETKKVPVAYTPMARQNKVQGTVYVEVSISETGDVTAAKVVRGLTPDYGLNDACVQAALQTKYSPAIKDGVPVKTTLTYPVVFKIQSP
- a CDS encoding helical backbone metal receptor, giving the protein MRRAHSFSDPVPPQNPSTGRSPLGALAARLLPALLALLLACAPGGGTPAGSTRWVSLAPSMTEILFAIGAGQQVAGVCEPADRPPEAASLPRVASWERLDVEAVVALRPSACFTVTGMQTPSALASLERFGIPVYAYQMESLEDVFSAVESVGRRTGRAGDGRRLAEAYRARVRAAGRRLPPGPPERALAVVGLNPLVVAGGPSFLTGVLKAAGFENALGGRGEGYPVVSLEDAAAAAPDAVVFPEGEMSPEAVRRFLERLQEASGRTARAIPVPADLLVRPGPGSVEAVERLARQRRAGGAP